A genomic region of Miscanthus floridulus cultivar M001 chromosome 3, ASM1932011v1, whole genome shotgun sequence contains the following coding sequences:
- the LOC136542628 gene encoding serine/threonine-protein kinase SAPK2 isoform X2, with the protein MERYEVIKDIGSGNFGVAKLVRDVRTKELFAVKFIERGMKVVLTPTHLAIVMEYAGGGELFERICKAGRFSEDEARFFFQQLISGVSYCHSMQICHRDLKLENTLLDGSISPRLKICDFGYSKSSVLHSQPKSTVGTPAYIAPEVLARKEYDGKVADVWSCGVTMYVMLVGAYPFEDPDEPKNFHKTLTRILSVQYAIPDFVRVSMECRHLLSRIFVANPEQRITIPEIKNHPWFLKNLPIEMTDEYQMNLQLVDMNVLSQSLEEIMAIIQEARKPGDGLKHAGQLPGLGSMELDDIDVDDIDVEDSGDFVCAL; encoded by the exons ATGGAGAGGTACGAGGTGATCAAGGACATAGGATCGGGCAACTTCGGGGTGGCCAAGCTGGTCCGGGACGTCAGGACCAAGGAGCTCTTCGCCGTCAAGTTCATCGAGCGGGGGATGAAG GTTGTGCTAACTCCCACACATTTGGCCATAGTTATGGAATATGCTGGTGGTGGTGAGCTATTTGAAAGGATCTGCAAAGCTGGAAGATTTAGTGAGGATGAG GCAAGATTCTTCTTCCAACAACTGATTTCAGGAGTTAGCTATTGTCATTCAATG CAAATATGTCATAGAGATTTGAAACTAGAAAACACTCTCCTGGATGGCAGTATATCACCTCGGCTAAAGATATGTGATTTTGGTTACTCCAAG TCCTCTGTGTTGCACTCTCAACCAAAATCAACTGTCGGGACACCAGCTTACATTGCTCCAGAGGTCCTTGCTAGAAAGGAGTATGATGGAAAG GTCGCCGATGTTTGGTCATGTGGAGTTACTATGTATGTGATGCTTGTTGGTGCTTATCCCTTTGAGGACCCCGACGAACCGAAGAATTTCCACAAGACGCTTACT CGGATTCTCAGCGTCCAATACGCGATTCCTGATTTTGTCCGAGTTTCAATGGAGTGCAGACATCTGCTGTCTCGGATCTTTGTGGCGAACCCTGAGCAA CGGATAACCATCCCAGAGATCAAGAACCACCCGTGGTTCTTGAAGAACCTGCCCATCGAGATGACTGACGAGTACCAGATGAACCTACAGCTGGTCGACATGAATGTCCTCTCGCAAAGTCTGGAGGAGATCATGGCCATCATACAGGAGGCCCGGAAGCCCGGCGACGGGCTGAAACATGCGGGACAGCTCCCTGGCCTGGGGAGCATGGAGCTGGATGACATTGATGTCGACGACATAGACGTTGAGGACAGCGGCGACTTTGTATGTGCCTTGTGA
- the LOC136542628 gene encoding serine/threonine-protein kinase SAPK2 isoform X3, with the protein MNHRSLRHPNIIKFKEVVLTPTHLAIVMEYAGGGELFERICKAGRFSEDEARFFFQQLISGVSYCHSMQICHRDLKLENTLLDGSISPRLKICDFGYSKSSVLHSQPKSTVGTPAYIAPEVLARKEYDGKVADVWSCGVTMYVMLVGAYPFEDPDEPKNFHKTLTRILSVQYAIPDFVRVSMECRHLLSRIFVANPEQRITIPEIKNHPWFLKNLPIEMTDEYQMNLQLVDMNVLSQSLEEIMAIIQEARKPGDGLKHAGQLPGLGSMELDDIDVDDIDVEDSGDFVCAL; encoded by the exons ATGAACCACAGGTCGCTGAGGCATCCAAACATAATTAAATTTAAGGAG GTTGTGCTAACTCCCACACATTTGGCCATAGTTATGGAATATGCTGGTGGTGGTGAGCTATTTGAAAGGATCTGCAAAGCTGGAAGATTTAGTGAGGATGAG GCAAGATTCTTCTTCCAACAACTGATTTCAGGAGTTAGCTATTGTCATTCAATG CAAATATGTCATAGAGATTTGAAACTAGAAAACACTCTCCTGGATGGCAGTATATCACCTCGGCTAAAGATATGTGATTTTGGTTACTCCAAG TCCTCTGTGTTGCACTCTCAACCAAAATCAACTGTCGGGACACCAGCTTACATTGCTCCAGAGGTCCTTGCTAGAAAGGAGTATGATGGAAAG GTCGCCGATGTTTGGTCATGTGGAGTTACTATGTATGTGATGCTTGTTGGTGCTTATCCCTTTGAGGACCCCGACGAACCGAAGAATTTCCACAAGACGCTTACT CGGATTCTCAGCGTCCAATACGCGATTCCTGATTTTGTCCGAGTTTCAATGGAGTGCAGACATCTGCTGTCTCGGATCTTTGTGGCGAACCCTGAGCAA CGGATAACCATCCCAGAGATCAAGAACCACCCGTGGTTCTTGAAGAACCTGCCCATCGAGATGACTGACGAGTACCAGATGAACCTACAGCTGGTCGACATGAATGTCCTCTCGCAAAGTCTGGAGGAGATCATGGCCATCATACAGGAGGCCCGGAAGCCCGGCGACGGGCTGAAACATGCGGGACAGCTCCCTGGCCTGGGGAGCATGGAGCTGGATGACATTGATGTCGACGACATAGACGTTGAGGACAGCGGCGACTTTGTATGTGCCTTGTGA
- the LOC136542628 gene encoding serine/threonine-protein kinase SAPK2 isoform X1, which produces MERYEVIKDIGSGNFGVAKLVRDVRTKELFAVKFIERGMKIDENVQREIMNHRSLRHPNIIKFKEVVLTPTHLAIVMEYAGGGELFERICKAGRFSEDEARFFFQQLISGVSYCHSMQICHRDLKLENTLLDGSISPRLKICDFGYSKSSVLHSQPKSTVGTPAYIAPEVLARKEYDGKVADVWSCGVTMYVMLVGAYPFEDPDEPKNFHKTLTRILSVQYAIPDFVRVSMECRHLLSRIFVANPEQRITIPEIKNHPWFLKNLPIEMTDEYQMNLQLVDMNVLSQSLEEIMAIIQEARKPGDGLKHAGQLPGLGSMELDDIDVDDIDVEDSGDFVCAL; this is translated from the exons ATGGAGAGGTACGAGGTGATCAAGGACATAGGATCGGGCAACTTCGGGGTGGCCAAGCTGGTCCGGGACGTCAGGACCAAGGAGCTCTTCGCCGTCAAGTTCATCGAGCGGGGGATGAAG ATTGATGAGAATGTCCAAAGAGAGATCATGAACCACAGGTCGCTGAGGCATCCAAACATAATTAAATTTAAGGAG GTTGTGCTAACTCCCACACATTTGGCCATAGTTATGGAATATGCTGGTGGTGGTGAGCTATTTGAAAGGATCTGCAAAGCTGGAAGATTTAGTGAGGATGAG GCAAGATTCTTCTTCCAACAACTGATTTCAGGAGTTAGCTATTGTCATTCAATG CAAATATGTCATAGAGATTTGAAACTAGAAAACACTCTCCTGGATGGCAGTATATCACCTCGGCTAAAGATATGTGATTTTGGTTACTCCAAG TCCTCTGTGTTGCACTCTCAACCAAAATCAACTGTCGGGACACCAGCTTACATTGCTCCAGAGGTCCTTGCTAGAAAGGAGTATGATGGAAAG GTCGCCGATGTTTGGTCATGTGGAGTTACTATGTATGTGATGCTTGTTGGTGCTTATCCCTTTGAGGACCCCGACGAACCGAAGAATTTCCACAAGACGCTTACT CGGATTCTCAGCGTCCAATACGCGATTCCTGATTTTGTCCGAGTTTCAATGGAGTGCAGACATCTGCTGTCTCGGATCTTTGTGGCGAACCCTGAGCAA CGGATAACCATCCCAGAGATCAAGAACCACCCGTGGTTCTTGAAGAACCTGCCCATCGAGATGACTGACGAGTACCAGATGAACCTACAGCTGGTCGACATGAATGTCCTCTCGCAAAGTCTGGAGGAGATCATGGCCATCATACAGGAGGCCCGGAAGCCCGGCGACGGGCTGAAACATGCGGGACAGCTCCCTGGCCTGGGGAGCATGGAGCTGGATGACATTGATGTCGACGACATAGACGTTGAGGACAGCGGCGACTTTGTATGTGCCTTGTGA
- the LOC136544565 gene encoding 3-ketoacyl-CoA synthase 11-like — protein sequence MKKVKPYIPNFKLAFEHFYIHAGGHAVLDELESNLSLMDWHMEPSRMTLHQFGNTSSSSLWYKLAHSEAKGRIHWCHRMWQITFRAGFKCNSAVWRALRSVNLAEETNPWMDEIDMFPVDVPKVSKVSSE from the coding sequence ATGAAGAAGGTGAAGCCGTACATCCCGAACTTCAAGCTGGCCTTCGAGCATTTCTACATCCACGCGGGGGGGCACGCTGTGCTGGATGAGCTGGAGAGCAACCTGTCGCTCATGGACTGGCACATGGAGCCGTCGCGGATGACGCTGCACCAGTTCGGGAACACGTCCAGCAGCTCGCTCTGGTACAAGCTAGCCCATAGCGAGGCTAAGGGGAGGATCCACTGGTGCCACCGCATGTGGCAGATCACGTTCAGGGCAGGGTTCAAGTGCAACAGCGCCGTGTGGAGGGCGCTCCGCTCAGTGAACCTAGCAGAGGAGACCAACCCGTGGATGGACGAGATCGATATGTTCCCCGTGGATGTTCCCAAGGTCTCCAAGGTTTCTAGCGAGTGA